The sequence below is a genomic window from Bactrocera neohumeralis isolate Rockhampton chromosome 4, APGP_CSIRO_Bneo_wtdbg2-racon-allhic-juicebox.fasta_v2, whole genome shotgun sequence.
CGAATGCTGGCGCAAAGGTGATAGTGCATAAGATCGCGCAGACATCGAACAATAATGCAGGTCCTAGCCAAATACAGCGTGATGAAGCCGATAATTCAAGAGCGACTCCAGCCAATTCTACTTGCGTTAGCCCCAAAGGTAGGCCCGAACAAATTGATGACTCAAAAGTCATTATACATCACATACAACTCGAATCTACATCACCCATAAACTATCGCGTTGACTCGCCTGACACTGACAGCCCCACATCGCAGTTGTACCGCAGCAAACAGGCACACTTACTCAATAAAAGTATTGTGCAAATACAAGAGCTGAGCGACGAAAGCTCCAGCGAATATAATGACAATCCGCCTGTGATAAGCGAAGCCGAGTCTGAGACCGAGTCTACGGCTGGCGCTTGCGCTTTAGACTATGCACAAGCTGTGCGCACACTCTCTCCTGACAGCGAGGTCAGCTACGAGGTTTCGCACAAACCACCAGCCATTCCAAGTCAGGAGCAACAAGACCTAAAACAGCGGCGCGCACAAAAGCGCGTGGCGCTCGAAACACATTTCCTGCCACAATTACTGAGTCCACGTTATCTGGATAGCATTATGGAAGAGAACAGTGACATGAGCGATGCGCGCAGCGATTGTTCCGAAAACCCGCTGATGACAACACACTCCGGCGACGATTTGCATGATGCAACCGCGTCGAAAGTGCGTAAAGCCAATGAAGTATTCCCGCGCAGCAATTTGGATTTTACGCGACGACATGCGAAAAAACAGCTTGGCGCTCTGCCAAAGAAACCATTACCCATACGTGAAGAGCCTGTTGCCATGGTGGTTGCGGCCAAATTGATCGATAACGCAATAACGCCCGCACAGGAATGTTGTACGCGCTTGTCCAGCGAGCACACGCCCGAATCGGAAGCAGCTGAAGTGATATATTTGAGTAGTTCGGCATCGAGTAGCCTGTCCGATTTGATGGAGCTCGACGCGGAGGGTGACGGCGATGATGAGTGCGGCAACAGCAGTCGCTCCACAATCGATCTCGACACAGACGCAAGGGAAATCATAACACGACCGGGCAGCGAGGAGTGTGCGGCGACAGCAAGTGATAGTCGCGAGAGTACACCTGTTAATCAGGCATCAACAAGACTGTCAGAAAATAATGAAACGCAAAAAATTCacacaaataacaataacaatgcgAGTGGTTGGGTAGAACAAACAACGCCAGCGGCAGCCGCTGTTAATGGCACAAATATTGACACAGCCAAGATCACTAATCCCATTGAGCACAGAATATTTGAGAATTTGAAAAGTTTGCAATTGCTGGCGGAGCCAAGTGGAGAGCGCACACTCTCCAACGGCAGTggcgaaacaaaaacaagcacaacaacaacaagcataagTAAGCGCACAATAACCACACATAGCGAGTCGGAAACGGAGACGGAGACGAGTTCAGAGACAACAACGGAGAGGTGTGAATATTTGCGCAGCTcgagcagcagcggcagcggcaacggcagcggcagcagcagtcTCACTAGCAGTATTGATGCTAAGTATCCGCCAGCCATAATTGCGACTAGTGATAGTTTAAACGTTGACCCAGCAGTGCtgcttgaaaatattgaattggaAATGAATAGCGTGCGCGATATATTAAACTCGCATACGATCGAGACAACGGCGACAACGTGCGGGAATCAGCATGTCTCCGATACGCGTACTTCGtgtgaattgaaaaatattgataaatttaataGTGCTAAGAATGTTTCGCCCTCACCACCACCCATACCACCACCACCCACCAGTGCTAGTGCTAGTGATTTTCATAGTGATTTTACAGGTTTTCAAACACAGTCAGCACcacaaccaccaccaccaatacCCGCGCGCGCCCCACAAGACAACACATTCAACTCTGCATCGACATTTACAACAGAACAGAAGAGTCCACAAAcgcaaacaacaaatacactcTCCCCCAACACCCATAACGCTTTGACCACACTATCCTTGCTGTCGCGTCAAGAGTCCGCCGAGTCCCATTGCTCCGACAGCACACAACACAGTCAGTGCACAGCCATCAATGTTGGCTCGCGCCCCTCCACCGATCATGAGTTAACGCCACCACTGACTGCAATCTCACCCATTTCAGATGCGCAACAGCAACGTCAGCACACCGAATGGAAATATGGGGAAAATAGTGAAAGCGACGTCAACACACGCGGTCAGCAAAACGATTTAGAATTACCGAGCGCCGAACAAAAGGATGCCGCAATTAAAAAGTTACGTCTCTTATGTACCGAAACATTGGCTTCCATGCCATATGGCGAGCAGGTACTGGTAGAGTTGGCCACAGTAGCACAGAATATAGGTGAATTGCAAGCGAAGGCGCCAACACAAACGCCAGCGGAGAAGAGTTCTGCGCTGCCACAAGGAACAACACACGCAACGAACATGCCATACCCGTTACCCCAATTACCGCACATAAGCGAATTGCAATTGTCGATCGCTGCTGACGATCGTACGCCCACAACACTCAGTGAACCGAAGCGCGCACAGGCGTCACACAGCGCCACCTCCTCACATACGACTACTACCCACAATGTGGCGATCACACAGCGCAGCGATCCAGTAGGCGCATCGCGTGATCTCACCGCCGCCTCTGCAAAATTATTGCAttcgccaccaccaccaccagtgCCCGTGCCACCTGCGCGCTACAGTGATGCGCCTTGGCTGGGCGTGCCAACAGCAGCCGATCCCAATGTGCTGGTATGTCTATCGCccgcgcaacaacagcaattgacAAGCGGCACGCAATCCTCACAACAGGCTGGCGCCCAACAAACGCCACAACCCGATCAACTTTTGGATGCGCATCAAAAGTTTCTGGAGCGACGTGGCTACCACGAATACACCGACGAACAGGTGAAATCGCTCAATGCTGAATTGCAGCAGGAGGAGCAACAGATATTGAAGACGGCGGCGTACATGAAGAAATTACGTAAAAGCCTGACACCACCACCGCCGCCCGTGCCGCCACCACCAGTGCCAGCGAAGAATGCCGAAACGGCAGCGAAGGCACAAAATCAAGCCAGAATAGCCGCGTCGTCTTCGCATGTGAGCAGCGACCACAGCCAACGCGTTTATGACGTAATACAAGATAGAAATGCTAATGAGCAAATAGCAGCCACTTTTGCGAATGGAGAACAGCAGCGCCAGCAGATACAAGCGAACCAGTCAGAACAAAAGCGCTTGCTAACGCTAACACAGAAAGCTGACGCGTCAGCTGATGCTGTTGCTGTTTCGGTAGATGGCTCATCCTCAACAACATCTTCGGCACACCAACAGACATCATCACTTGAAAATAACTCAAGGCAAACGAGTGCCGCTGACGCCGCTGCCGCTACAGCTGCTGCACAGGGTGGCGCGCCAGCATTCGCAGGAAAACAGCCAACAGCCAGCGCCGATACACGCCAGTATTCAAACGCAAACGCGTCTGCATCAACCAGCATTAGTAGAGTGTCCGACTTGTACGCTGCTAATAATTACACAAAGAACAGTttcccaacaacagcaacaacatcaacgtCCTCAGCCAATATGCAGGGTGTCGAGAGTGAATTGGCCAAAATGTTCCCAACCATGGGCTCCAGCGATATTTTCGACAGCAACCGTAAACGCTTCTCCAACATTGAATCCTCCACTACATCGAAGGATGGCGCTTATTGCGCTCAACTGCAGAGCACGCTACCCAAACGGTACTCCAATATCGAGACGCACTCCTACGAGGCGAAAAAACGCATGGAAAATGGTCAGGTGGTCTATGACTATAGTGATTCACGCCACGAGCGTCAGTCGGATGGCGACAAGTCCTTGGAGAGTGCATCCACGCCCTCTTTGTTGCAATTCCCCGTTAGAGAGCCATCCAAAGAATATCTGCAGTACCCGGTGGCTGGCGATGGCGTGTCAAGTAGAAGCGGAAATAGTGAAATTATGtcagcaataaaattaaacacaacagaaaatgcaaaaacaactacGCAAGAAACTAACGTAGAAACAAAAGAGCAAACCAACGGCATAAACATGACAAATTTCGTACACCCTGCCGCCACTTCAAACGCCACCGCTACTTCTACCACAGCTACTACACAGCACAACCCCACCGATCGCACGTTCGGCACAACGGCTACAACGGAGACCACAATAAAAGaagaacatattaaaaatagtcAAGAGTTTGGTAGTAGCACGGCACGGCCACAAGCCTCAAGTGGCGGTGGCGATAGCGGCAATGCTTATGAAGAATTTAGGCAACGTGCCAAAGCAGCGGCGGATGGCGGCGCGCTCGGTGCTTTCGGTGGTCAGACGCCAGCCACCGCGCCACCGCTTGGCCAAGGCAATAGTAAGCATTCCGCTTTCAATTTTCAACATGACAAACTGTTCAAGGACTTTGATGCGTTGTCGCAACAATTACATATGGAACTCGAGGAGGGTAAGGCGCAACGGCAGCAACGCGAGAAGTCTGCATCACTTTTCGATCTCAATCGTTCGCAGTGGAATTTCAAGGACCATTTCGATGAGCTGAAGCAACAACGGCATCAGCACATGCAAGAGTTGGAGCGTGAAATCGAGCGTTCGATGCGTTCGCGTCAATTGAAGGGGTGGGCTAATGGCGGTGCACAGAACACCACGAGTGCACCAACTGCTGGTCGTACTTATGAAATACCAatacaaattgaacaaaataacgGTGCTTACGACAGCGCACATTCAAATGGTTTTGCGCGCAAAAGTGATAGAAGTTCAGCGCCCAGAGAACTAACACAACCGCGCGCGTACAATATACCCATTGTAATGGAAAATGGTGACGCGCCagtg
It includes:
- the LOC126756866 gene encoding serine-rich adhesin for platelets isoform X28; the protein is MPNYRQKNKRNKNKNRQKNQQQQQQQQQQQNKNKNQNLQEPEIQQTDQNRQPTNNQDNQSQGQSRREQSNQHQQQQPTTSPQSPKSPTPTATQTTPAASEDEPRTATSPQQQPPSSEDAREVDSDVPAAALNQCHNLNSNEPTTSHQTFTTAVEREECNRVEDADAQLSKLDNKEATHSDIARIEEIVGAECDSAVQESTMGNKDSKSYITSDDDAATTTTAATTATVTASTDLCGISRPDRTIAGARELDELHTAAPKTQMAKVIVHRIVRETTSEGGENEPRIGDIDKVEQVASVGEQLTSGKTGELKVEVMDEQKTQVTATDGQIEGFAQQKQVQSAAKEVETMSETQQPKVIVHKIEQKPVEAQKANHKSDEPKIIVHAIQQEEDDLTIKQQTETFAAQTTSQMPQSNAGAKVIVHKIAQTSNNNAGPSQIQRDEADNSRATPANSTCVSPKGRPEQIDDSKVIIHHIQLESTSPINYRVDSPDTDSPTSQLYRSKQAHLLNKSIVQIQELSDESSSEYNDNPPVISEAESETESTAGACALDYAQAVRTLSPDSEVSYEVSHKPPAIPSQEQQDLKQRRAQKRVALETHFLPQLLSPRYLDSIMEENSDMSDARSDCSENPLMTTHSGDDLHDATASKVRKANEVFPRSNLDFTRRHAKKQLGALPKKPLPIREEPVAMVVAAKLIDNAITPAQECCTRLSSEHTPESEAAEVIYLSSSASSSLSDLMELDAEGDGDDECGNSSRSTIDLDTDAREIITRPGSEECAATASDSRESTPVNQASTRLSENNETQKIHTNNNNNASGWVEQTTPAAAAVNGTNIDTAKITNPIEHRIFENLKSLQLLAEPSGERTLSNGSGETKTSTTTTSISKRTITTHSESETETETSSETTTERCEYLRSSSSSGSGNGSGSSSLTSSIDAKYPPAIIATSDSLNVDPAVLLENIELEMNSVRDILNSHTIETTATTCGNQHVSDTRTSCELKNIDKFNSAKNVSPSPPPIPPPPTSASASDFHSDFTGFQTQSAPQPPPPIPARAPQDNTFNSASTFTTEQKSPQTQTTNTLSPNTHNALTTLSLLSRQESAESHCSDSTQHSQCTAINVGSRPSTDHELTPPLTAISPISDAQQQRQHTEWKYGENSESDVNTRGQQNDLELPSAEQKDAAIKKLRLLCTETLASMPYGEQVLVELATVAQNIGELQAKAPTQTPAEKSSALPQGTTHATNMPYPLPQLPHISELQLSIAADDRTPTTLSEPKRAQASHSATSSHTTTTHNVAITQRSDPVGASRDLTAASAKLLHSPPPPPVPVPPARYSDAPWLGVPTAADPNVLVCLSPAQQQQLTSGTQSSQQAGAQQTPQPDQLLDAHQKFLERRGYHEYTDEQVKSLNAELQQEEQQILKTAAYMKKLRKSLTPPPPPVPPPPVPAKNAETAAKAQNQARIAASSSHVSSDHSQRVYDVIQDRNANEQIAATFANGEQQRQQIQANQSEQKRLLTLTQKADASADAVAVSVDGSSSTTSSAHQQTSSLENNSRQTSAADAAAATAAAQGGAPAFAGKQPTASADTRQYSNANASASTSISRVSDLYAANNYTKNSFPTTATTSTSSANMQGVESELAKMFPTMGSSDIFDSNRKRFSNIESSTTSKDGAYCAQLQSTLPKRYSNIETHSYEAKKRMENGQVVYDYSDSRHERQSDGDKSLESASTPSLLQFPVREPSKEYLQYPVAGDGVSSRSGNSEIMSAIKLNTTENAKTTTQETNVETKEQTNGINMTNFVHPAATSNATATSTTATTQHNPTDRTFGTTATTETTIKEEHIKNSQEFGSSTARPQASSGGGDSGNAYEEFRQRAKAAADGGALGAFGGQTPATAPPLGQGNSKHSAFNFQHDKLFKDFDALSQQLHMELEEGKAQRQQREKSASLFDLNRSQWNFKDHFDELKQQRHQHMQELEREIERSMRSRQLKGWANGGAQNTTSAPTAGRTYEIPIQIEQNNGAYDSAHSNGFARKSDRSSAPRELTQPRAYNIPIVMENGDAPVPPPPPADYDTVDDASRFRRAESMFNLSENTRRAQPQTPQTYATYERPKSAAADDWARYASDFGSSENITRPFAREVEICYQRQRPRTIRAPRLSASTNDLSSYTHSYDNYNAYNARRSHAPMLQPVAQQQRPHHGSCYSVLERDPNPTYISTTTRRGVSPAPVSPAPQATAQEPLYSPHAPERQRRASLPREIQEQQLKYISSKEEELRMEFERLQNERRRLMEELNTPPAATLQMPQHPMRDIYRPVPKLPTLTEDEVFRQQMAEEWLSKVAEREERRLQKIIKISKVNETQQGQQPPVPPQPKTDISDEFLKRVQERRTKLAMPADSDWESGAESQPARAGHASESDAEVPPVKVIEGKSEADLRQLPRHLREFARFSNHNEEKIDGGHRVVHQEEERRQEANGNSMSSALKKSSVVKTVKIARPEIQAFERSASTSALYSPAARRRHDTAQPFYKPNEVTRPQLKATGYQSEPEPNYDSDYSTVKYRTLDRRRLQSVSSATNVANRHTNTYQDDKLYGTMPNPIKSEQNQYKNQPGRIEDYVTGRSSVSEKERKEWWDEVMDIFNGHLEQTKLSPHYTEGNLSRALAKESGYASDSNLVFRKRDVPQASPLSPVEQKQAYKSVQAGGEPPLFGFRKPAPERPKDDGNDPPVPPKPSGYRAGEFPQSPNRYLESDVNIHFKTPIRHEYKQAMSDEDLAQRQAEQMQKLYQEERRRKYLQELQDMNARRHTDNFTPTQKSPIPLNRYDDFQSDLAPKSPNAITTRTAARALYNFQGQNARELTFKKGDIIYIRRQIDRNWYEGEFNAMIGLLPVSYVEVVNKETARQQPKKPSEGQARAKYNFQAQSGIELSLNKGELVTLTRRVDDNWFEGKIANRKGIFPVSYVEVLTDIGAEDIAARTVITEQASVTNLRPSLDTLRTNINNEFNLITKNGHQPPNGILKETKHHNNKIDALHVDTHSEPLVYRALYKYRPQNSDEMELLEGDIVHVLEICDDGWFVGTSQRTGCFGTFPGNYVERVR
- the LOC126756866 gene encoding serine-rich adhesin for platelets isoform X13 — translated: MPNYRQKNKRNKNKNRQKNQQQQQQQQQQQNKNKNQNLQEPEIQQTDQNRQPTNNQDNQSQGQSRREQSNQHQQQQPTTSPQSPKSPTPTATQTTPAASEDEPRTATSPQQQPPSSEDAREVDSDVPAAALNQCHNLNSNEPTTSHQTFTTAVEREECNRVEDADAQLSKLDNKEATHSDIARIEEIVGAECDSAVQESTMGNKDSKSYITSDDDAATTTTAATTATVTASTDLCGISRPDRTIAGARELDELHTAAPKTQMAKVIVHRIVRETTSEGGENEPRIGDIDKVEQVASVGEQLTSGKTGELKVEVMDEQKTQVTATDGQIEGFAQQKQVQSAAKEVETMSETQQPKVIVHKIEQKPVEAQKANHKSDEPKIIVHAIQQEEDDLTIKQQTETFAAQTTSQMPQSNAGAKVIVHKIAQTSNNNAGPSQIQRDEADNSRATPANSTCVSPKGRPEQIDDSKVIIHHIQLESTSPINYRVDSPDTDSPTSQLYRSKQAHLLNKSIVQIQELSDESSSEYNDNPPVISEAESETESTAGACALDYAQAVRTLSPDSEVSYEVSHKPPAIPSQEQQDLKQRRAQKRVALETHFLPQLLSPRYLDSIMEENSDMSDARSDCSENPLMTTHSGDDLHDATASKVRKANEVFPRSNLDFTRRHAKKQLGALPKKPLPIREEPVAMVVAAKLIDNAITPAQECCTRLSSEHTPESEAAEVIYLSSSASSSLSDLMELDAEGDGDDECGNSSRSTIDLDTDAREIITRPGSEECAATASDSRESTPVNQASTRLSENNETQKIHTNNNNNASGWVEQTTPAAAAVNGTNIDTAKITNPIEHRIFENLKSLQLLAEPSGERTLSNGSGETKTSTTTTSISKRTITTHSESETETETSSETTTERCEYLRSSSSSGSGNGSGSSSLTSSIDAKYPPAIIATSDSLNVDPAVLLENIELEMNSVRDILNSHTIETTATTCGNQHVSDTRTSCELKNIDKFNSAKNVSPSPPPIPPPPTSASASDFHSDFTGFQTQSAPQPPPPIPARAPQDNTFNSASTFTTEQKSPQTQTTNTLSPNTHNALTTLSLLSRQESAESHCSDSTQHSQCTAINVGSRPSTDHELTPPLTAISPISDAQQQRQHTEWKYGENSESDVNTRGQQNDLELPSAEQKDAAIKKLRLLCTETLASMPYGEQVLVELATVAQNIGELQAKAPTQTPAEKSSALPQGTTHATNMPYPLPQLPHISELQLSIAADDRTPTTLSEPKRAQASHSATSSHTTTTHNVAITQRSDPVGASRDLTAASAKLLHSPPPPPVPVPPARYSDAPWLGVPTAADPNVLVCLSPAQQQQLTSGTQSSQQAGAQQTPQPDQLLDAHQKFLERRGYHEYTDEQVKSLNAELQQEEQQILKTAAYMKKLRKSLTPPPPPVPPPPVPAKNAETAAKAQNQARIAASSSHVSSDHSQRVYDVIQDRNANEQIAATFANGEQQRQQIQANQSEQKRLLTLTQKADASADAVAVSVDGSSSTTSSAHQQTSSLENNSRQTSAADAAAATAAAQGGAPAFAGKQPTASADTRQYSNANASASTSISRVSDLYAANNYTKNSFPTTATTSTSSANMQGVESELAKMFPTMGSSDIFDSNRKRFSNIESSTTSKDGAYCAQLQSTLPKRYSNIETHSYEAKKRMENGQVVYDYSDSRHERQSDGDKSLESASTPSLLQFPVREPSKEYLQYPVAGDGVSSRSGNSEIMSAIKLNTTENAKTTTQETNVETKEQTNGINMTNFVHPAATSNATATSTTATTQHNPTDRTFGTTATTETTIKEEHIKNSQEFGSSTARPQASSGGGDSGNAYEEFRQRAKAAADGGALGAFGGQTPATAPPLGQGNSKHSAFNFQHDKLFKDFDALSQQLHMELEEGKAQRQQREKSASLFDLNRSQWNFKDHFDELKQQRHQHMQELEREIERSMRSRQLKGWANGGAQNTTSAPTAGRTYEIPIQIEQNNGAYDSAHSNGFARKSDRSSAPRELTQPRAYNIPIVMENGDAPVPPPPPADYDTVDDASRFRRAESMFNLSENTRRAQPQTPQTYATYERPKSAAADDWARYASDFGSSENITRPFAREVEICYQRQRPRTIRAPRLSASTNDLSSYTHSYDNYNAYNARRSHAPMLQPVAQQQRPHHGSCYSVLERDPNPTYISTTTRRGVSPAPVSPAPQATAQEPLYSPHAPERQRRASLPREIQEQQLKYISSKEEELRMEFERLQNERRRLMEELNTPPAATLQMPQHPMRDIYRPVPKLPTLTEDEVFRQQMAEEWLSKVAEREERRLQKIIKISKVNETQQGQQPPVPPQPKTDISDEFLKRVQERRTKLAMPADSDWESGAESQPARAGHASESDAEVPPVKVIEGKSEADLRQLPRHLREFARFSNHNEEKIDGGHRVVHQEEERRQEANGNSMSSALKKSSVVKTVKIARPEIVTNTSQRVAPPPVSVQQHQQPRQQPQQGHSRPVSGGETVVTRRSHISTASSSTRSSYETHTKLQQSSISSTGGAAGGAMGGANHQQQPHSHLKHHNHQQQHQHHHHHQHSHSHKASSSSSRPPAPHVRTCKKTRFLLEPNRRSWSESDLLKEIDSELKLAKGFLYANVFKVKHEYMSEPETEHDRPRKMAQLGRRQVDGIGPVTNDGMPIILRSEVKEPHQHEWYKRLYQTIHKQKSGARPQLKATGYQSEPEPNYDSDYSTVKYRTLDRRRLQSVSSATNVANRHTNTYQDDKLYGTMPNPIKSEQNQYKNQPGRIEDYVTGRSSVSEKERKEHLEQTKLSPHYTEGNLSRALAKESGYASDSNLVFRKRDVPQASPLSPVEQKQAYKSVQAGGEPPLFGFRKPAPERPKDDGNDPPVPPKPSGYRAESPNRYLESDVNIHFKTPIRHEYKQAMSDEDLAQRQAEQMQKLYQEERRRKYLQELQDMNARRHTDNFTPTQKSPIPLNRYDDFQSDLAPKSPNAITTRTAARALYNFQGQNARELTFKKGDIIYIRRQIDRNWYEGEFNAMIGLLPVSYVEVVNKETARQQPKKPSEGQARAKYNFQAQSGIELSLNKGELVTLTRRVDDNWFEGKIANRKGIFPVSYVEVLTDIGAEDIAARTVITEQASVTNLRPSLDTLRTNINNEFNLITKNGHQPPNGILKETKHHNNKIDALHVDTHSEPLVYRALYKYRPQNSDEMELLEGDIVHVLEICDDGWFVGTSQRTGCFGTFPGNYVERVR
- the LOC126756866 gene encoding serine-rich adhesin for platelets isoform X14 codes for the protein MPNYRQKNKRNKNKNRQKNQQQQQQQQQQQNKNKNQNLQEPEIQQTDQNRQPTNNQDNQSQGQSRREQSNQHQQQQPTTSPQSPKSPTPTATQTTPAASEDEPRTATSPQQQPPSSEDAREVDSDVPAAALNQCHNLNSNEPTTSHQTFTTAVEREECNRVEDADAQLSKLDNKEATHSDIARIEEIVGAECDSAVQESTMGNKDSKSYITSDDDAATTTTAATTATVTASTDLCGISRPDRTIAGARELDELHTAAPKTQMAKVIVHRIVRETTSEGGENEPRIGDIDKVEQVASVGEQLTSGKTGELKVEVMDEQKTQVTATDGQIEGFAQQKQVQSAAKEVETMSETQQPKVIVHKIEQKPVEAQKANHKSDEPKIIVHAIQQEEDDLTIKQQTETFAAQTTSQMPQSNAGAKVIVHKIAQTSNNNAGPSQIQRDEADNSRATPANSTCVSPKGRPEQIDDSKVIIHHIQLESTSPINYRVDSPDTDSPTSQLYRSKQAHLLNKSIVQIQELSDESSSEYNDNPPVISEAESETESTAGACALDYAQAVRTLSPDSEVSYEVSHKPPAIPSQEQQDLKQRRAQKRVALETHFLPQLLSPRYLDSIMEENSDMSDARSDCSENPLMTTHSGDDLHDATASKVRKANEVFPRSNLDFTRRHAKKQLGALPKKPLPIREEPVAMVVAAKLIDNAITPAQECCTRLSSEHTPESEAAEVIYLSSSASSSLSDLMELDAEGDGDDECGNSSRSTIDLDTDAREIITRPGSEECAATASDSRESTPVNQASTRLSENNETQKIHTNNNNNASGWVEQTTPAAAAVNGTNIDTAKITNPIEHRIFENLKSLQLLAEPSGERTLSNGSGETKTSTTTTSISKRTITTHSESETETETSSETTTERCEYLRSSSSSGSGNGSGSSSLTSSIDAKYPPAIIATSDSLNVDPAVLLENIELEMNSVRDILNSHTIETTATTCGNQHVSDTRTSCELKNIDKFNSAKNVSPSPPPIPPPPTSASASDFHSDFTGFQTQSAPQPPPPIPARAPQDNTFNSASTFTTEQKSPQTQTTNTLSPNTHNALTTLSLLSRQESAESHCSDSTQHSQCTAINVGSRPSTDHELTPPLTAISPISDAQQQRQHTEWKYGENSESDVNTRGQQNDLELPSAEQKDAAIKKLRLLCTETLASMPYGEQVLVELATVAQNIGELQAKAPTQTPAEKSSALPQGTTHATNMPYPLPQLPHISELQLSIAADDRTPTTLSEPKRAQASHSATSSHTTTTHNVAITQRSDPVGASRDLTAASAKLLHSPPPPPVPVPPARYSDAPWLGVPTAADPNVLVCLSPAQQQQLTSGTQSSQQAGAQQTPQPDQLLDAHQKFLERRGYHEYTDEQVKSLNAELQQEEQQILKTAAYMKKLRKSLTPPPPPVPPPPVPAKNAETAAKAQNQARIAASSSHVSSDHSQRVYDVIQDRNANEQIAATFANGEQQRQQIQANQSEQKRLLTLTQKADASADAVAVSVDGSSSTTSSAHQQTSSLENNSRQTSAADAAAATAAAQGGAPAFAGKQPTASADTRQYSNANASASTSISRVSDLYAANNYTKNSFPTTATTSTSSANMQGVESELAKMFPTMGSSDIFDSNRKRFSNIESSTTSKDGAYCAQLQSTLPKRYSNIETHSYEAKKRMENGQVVYDYSDSRHERQSDGDKSLESASTPSLLQFPVREPSKEYLQYPVAGDGVSSRSGNSEIMSAIKLNTTENAKTTTQETNVETKEQTNGINMTNFVHPAATSNATATSTTATTQHNPTDRTFGTTATTETTIKEEHIKNSQEFGSSTARPQASSGGGDSGNAYEEFRQRAKAAADGGALGAFGGQTPATAPPLGQGNSKHSAFNFQHDKLFKDFDALSQQLHMELEEGKAQRQQREKSASLFDLNRSQWNFKDHFDELKQQRHQHMQELEREIERSMRSRQLKGWANGGAQNTTSAPTAGRTYEIPIQIEQNNGAYDSAHSNGFARKSDRSSAPRELTQPRAYNIPIVMENGDAPVPPPPPADYDTVDDASRFRRAESMFNLSENTRRAQPQTPQTYATYERPKSAAADDWARYASDFGSSENITRPFAREVEICYQRQRPRTIRAPRLSASTNDLSSYTHSYDNYNAYNARRSHAPMLQPVAQQQRPHHGSCYSVLERDPNPTYISTTTRRGVSPAPVSPAPQATAQEPLYSPHAPERQRRASLPREIQEQQLKYISSKEEELRMEFERLQNERRRLMEELNTPPAATLQMPQHPMRDIYRPVPKLPTLTEDEVFRQQMAEEWLSKVAEREERRLQKIIKISKVNETQQGQQPPVPPQPKTDISDEFLKRVQERRTKLAMPADSDWESGAESQPARAGHASESDAEVPPVKVIEGKSEADLRQLPRHLREFARFSNHNEEKIDGGHRVVHQEEERRQEANGNSMSSALKKSSVVKTVKIARPEIVTNTSQRVAPPPVSVQQHQQPRQQPQQGHSRPVSGGETVVTRRSHISTASSSTRSSYETHTKLQQSSISSTGGAAGGAMGGANHQQQPHSHLKHHNHQQQHQHHHHHQHSHSHKASSSSSRPPAPHVRTCKKTRFLLEPNRRSWSESDLLKEIDSELKLAKGFLYANARPQLKATGYQSEPEPNYDSDYSTVKYRTLDRRRLQSVSSATNVANRHTNTYQDDKLYGTMPNPIKSEQNQYKNQPGRIEDYVTGRSSVSEKERKEWWDEVMDIFNGHLEQTKLSPHYTEGNLSRALAKESGYASDSNLVFRKRDVPQASPLSPVEQKQAYKSVQAGGEPPLFGFRKPAPERPKESPNRYLESDVNIHFKTPIRHEYKQAMSDEDLAQRQAEQMQKLYQEERRRKYLQELQDMNARRHTDNFTPTQKSPIPLNRYDDFQSDLAPKSPNAITTRTAARALYNFQGQNARELTFKKGDIIYIRRQIDRNWYEGEFNAMIGLLPVSYVEVVNKETARQQPKKPSEGQARAKYNFQAQSGIELSLNKGELVTLTRRVDDNWFEGKIANRKGIFPVSYVEVLTDIGAEDIAARTVITEQASVTNLRPSLDTLRTNINNEFNLITKNGHQPPNGILKETKHHNNKIDALHVDTHSEPLVYRALYKYRPQNSDEMELLEGDIVHVLEICDDGWFVGTSQRTGCFGTFPGNYVERVR